A segment of the Thermodesulfobacteriota bacterium genome:
AGTAGTATAAAATAGTAAATATGGGGAGTCTGGCCTTTATGAAAATCGCTGACGATCAGCTATACACCGTCGAAGAAGTGGCAGATATTCTGAGATGTGGAAGAGAGACTGTAAGAAGAAAAATTAAGAGCAAAGCAATTGGAGCAACTAAAATTGGTAGAGACTACAGAATAACGGGTGTCGAATTGAAACGTTTTATTAATGAAGGCGAGCCTAAAGCCATAAGTGCCTAAAAAAATGCCACCCGGTGATGAGTGGCAAACCCGGGCTTTTTTACCGGGGCGTAAAAAATTACTAACTGCACTATTATTATAAACACGCCCTCCAGAAAAGTCAAAGCCCGGGACATTAATTTGGAGGGTTATTGTGTGGCCGATAGGAACGAGATAGATTTTATATTTGCCAGATATCCACTCTGGATCCGATATAGTGGACTTCCTATGGCTCTCGGGGCAAGTGGTTGGAGTATATTT
Coding sequences within it:
- a CDS encoding helix-turn-helix domain-containing protein — encoded protein: MKIADDQLYTVEEVADILRCGRETVRRKIKSKAIGATKIGRDYRITGVELKRFINEGEPKAISA